The DNA window attaatttttatgctaagagtattactttttattttaaatatcggcagagttgacccgtctcacagataaagaatcgtgagaccgtctcataaaagacatactttataaaaaatatataattttttttttgaaaaaaacctTTGTAAAATACCCTATTAATGTCGGGATGGAGAAAACTAAAAGTACTTTTAAGAATCAATTTTCCGTTAAGTTGTCCATCATTTATGTAGTAGTGAAATTAtaaatgagtaggtctcttgtgaaacggtctttatctgtgagatgcgtcaaccctacagatattcacaataaaagtaataatcttagcataaaaagtaatactttttcgtggatgacccaaataagagacccgacttacaaaatacgacctttgagaccgtctcacacgagtttttgCCATTATAAAATCTGAATTCTAGTCTTACATTTATAtacaattaattttaaaaacttaTTATATATCTAAAAAAACATGACTGTGTATGCTCGTCTCCTTTCAATTCCGCACCTATTTTTTAGTGAAGGCCAAAGGTAAAGAGCTTAAAAGGACCCCATCCGCCGCGGAAGAACAACCTCTTTAGATATTTTAGAAAATTCATATATTTTAAAGTGAGTTTAAAATGGGAAAAACatttaagagtaggtctcattagagaccgtctcacggatcccaatctgtgagacgggtcaatcctatccaTATTCTCaatgaaaagtaatactctcagcataaaaagtaatactttttcattgattatccaaataaagatccgtctcacaaaatacgacccgtgagaccgtctcacacaaattatTGCCAAcatttaaatactattttttatttttaaaaaatataaaactcgccagtaaattattaaatatatcaAATTACTTTAAAAACACTGTATACTTTTACATGATGTGAACCATACATGTCACCCAAAGCATGGAAACATAAACTTGTGATATTAAAAgtataagtatatatatatatgtgtgtgtgtgtctgtcTGTCTGTCTGTCTAAATTCTATGAATGTGTTGGGAAAAAAGTATCCAAATCATACAATTTGTTTCccgaaaataatttattatatactaCCTGGACCTATTTCTATTAATCTATTAATTACTTTTTTGGAAAGTCAAAACAAATAAATCTCTTTTGTAATTATTAAGTGTTGCTACTCATCAAAATTCCTTATCTGAACATATAAATTCTTATATGAACTAtactgaaaaattaaaattttgggaTTGTAAATCTGTCTATTTGAGATTTTGATTATCTATGATGTCAATTTCAATTATTTCTAGTAATTTTCTCAACTACCAATTTCAAATACAAGTGACATAATAACATTACCGATGAAAAAAACTAAATTTACCAAAGATTGAAAGATACGTGATCATTAAGTTtagaaatttgataatatagagtaaaaaaattgcaaagaagcggaccaaaattgtaatttttccatatttttttgTTCATGTGATAATTAGGCTGTCAATGTATCAAAATCCACATGTTCCGTTTCTTAATCGATTGAAGAGCATTATATATGTAATAGCATCGACCCCGCAACAGACTAAAATAATTTCTTTTTAAAGGAGCAAGATGGGTACTGAAACTTGTTTAACTTAACTCCTCATGGATTCCAAGTTCACTTTTATCgacaaatatatttattattaaaaataaataaatattcccACACAATTAATTATTCCTTAAGCACATATGcataattaaaatattgaataaaaggtttaatatttaaataaaaaggcAATCTTAAACTAGATTGCTGGAACCAAACCTTGAGTTTTAACAATTAAGCTGTTCAGCTTCCAATATATATTAGTTTTATATGTACAATATAATGATCATCGAACCACTTATCGTGTTTTAAAAATTGTTGAATGTTCTATTTTTCTATACGtacattttgaaataaaaaaataacttttttttgttttattttataaacACAAGTCCTAAGTACCAGATGTTATGTGCATACatattcaaaaaaatttatttaaggtaatttgagtaaattaacCAATGTGTTTAATTATATTCAATCACTGTATGTATAAGTATTTTTGTTCCACAGCAAATACAACCTCGTTAAACCGGTTGATTTCGTTTACTCTGTAATAATTACGTACTTGTAAACACAGTCTTATGGAGAAAACATATAATAAACTTCATTTTCATCTTTGAATATGctcttattttatttattattatattggtTTACTTTATATTTTGGCACAAAGTCTTGTCTCTCTTTGCAGCCAACCTCTCCTTTAATTTCTCCCAACTGGATTCTCGTTGTTTTATATTCGCTCTAGGGTTTGAATTCTCGtgctttaatttatttatttcgaGATAAAAAAATTCTGTTCATTTTAATACTgtcttaatttattttattttattttatgtgctgaaaattattatttttcattgtttCCTGTTGTATCTTTGTTGTAGTATATGGCAGGTTTGAATTTAGGTTCAGCTTCTCACTTTGTTTCTCAGCTGCACAGGCCAGACGTTGGCCACCTTCAAAGATCTGAAGATGAATCGAATCGCAGTGTCTTTTCCGGTGAAAATACGGATACTTCTCATCAGGGTTTGGATTTAGTCAACTCTAATACCAGCCCCGGTGATGCGGTGGCGCGTAGATCTAGAGGGCGTCCTGCTGGATCCAAAAACAGGCCAAAACCACCGGTGATAATAACCCGTGAAAGCGCAAACACTCTCCGAGCGCATATACTGGAGGTGGGTGGCGGATACGACGTGTTTGAGGTGGTGGCGACCTATGCAAGGAAGCGGCAGAGAGGGGTTTGCATACTGAGCGGGACCGGGACAGTAAACAACGTCAGCTTACGGCAGCCCGAAGCGGCAGGCAGCGTGGTCACCCTCCACGGTAGGTTCGAGATTTTGTCCTTGTCAGGGTCCTTTCTGCCGCCGCCTGCACCACCTGGAGCCACTAGCTTGACCATATATCTTGCCGGCGGACAGGGACAGGTGGTGGGAGGGAATGTTGTGGGAGCTTTGATTGCATCGGGGCCGGTAATTATCATAGCAGCGTCGTTCACTAACGTGGCGTACGAAAGGCTGCCGTTGGAGGAAGAGGAAGCACTCCAGTTGCAGACTCCGCCACCTTCTCACCCTAATTCCGATGGTGGAAGTGGAGGGAACCAGTTTCCGGATCCTTCGTCGATGGGGCTTCCATTATTCAATCTGCCACTCAACGGTCAGCTCCCAATGGACCTTGCATGGGCATCAAACTCCGGCGGCCGGCAGCCATATTAGACCGACTAAAGGTCAGAGAACTATGAACTGATTAGTCATCAAAATCTCAAGCTTCCTCTTCGCCTTGTATATTTAGTTTACTATTATCATCTGTGGCTTTAATTTCGTGAATTGTGATAAACAAAATTATCCTATTTCTTCTCGCTTTGTGCTGATATTAGGAATAATAGTTTGAAGGTTATGACCATTTCTTTAATGCAACTTGTTCCTGCATGTTTGTGAAATTCATATTATCTATTGCCAAAATCTATGCAATGTTGGATCATTTTCTTCCAAGAATCAAATCAAACATTAATATATGCATATGAAACTTATAAATTTTGTTAATTAATTACACAAAATAATTTAGTTTTTATTAAAGGTGCACaacttaatatttaaaaaatcatgcataaaattaatttactttgtttttttattaatgGATATATAACAAGATTCTTACTTCTAGCTAGTTCTGTTGGTTCTTTGTTCAAACTTCCCCAAAATACAAATAAACTATTGCAAGTAATACACACCATCATATACAAAAATGATTTCTATCTCTACACCTCGAGTCATGTTATGTTTTGTCCTGACTCGTTCAGTTTTTTAATACTAGGATTTTCACCATtcatatattttcatatttctaacattttttatagaattttccTGTCACAACCCATTTCTTAAACTAgtatatatgtattatattatataatctgAGCTATACATGCAAATTTTCTCTACCTGATATAGGCGGAAAAGTTTTGGGGATAATTATTTGATTCCtttatttttcatcaaaatctttaagcttAGTTTGCAGCTATAATGATTTGAACTTTTGTTATATGACATGTTCGTCAAATTTTTCACTCCTTTTTATCATGGACGTGTGTGCGCGCGCGCATAAATGTATGGAAATTAAAACACTCGTTTCGTTACAATTAATTTGTGAAAATTATTGAATGAAATAAATCATTGTGATTCATGGATGTGTTCTCTTCAAAGTAATTTTTCTCAGTTTGCATCCTTTTTTGTTTGATTAGTACTATTTTTAGCTATACATGTTCAGTATAAACTACGATCTATATTCTCCTTTCTGGAAACATTATGTATTATGCAGGGCTTTGGGATGGTAATCGCAAATAATGTTGAAActctaataaattaaaatttttagtgagggtattattttaatatatatcataaaagtaaatataaattatatttcacATTCATTGAATTCAATTATTACAAGATCTAGATACTTCAACATTCACATGGAGGGATTCAGATATTAAACGTGCCAAAAGTGATTAATTAATCTAATATTTAAGCTTGCAAATCTCAgtaaattttattgataaagGCACACACATTATTATTTGCAATAAGTTGCTTGTTTAAATTCTTTTttgataattaaataattacgGTTGTTTTGCTTGAGTACtttaaaaaatgaagaaaattaaGGACACGGGTACTGGACCGATACGAAAAATCAGTCAAAATTTAATCAGTTGTGGTTAGCTAGCACATGAACAATGTGGAAATAAAATAGTATTcgtatttttacttttattattTGTGGGAAAAATAGTATTTCTTATACAAAGAAGGTAATTCTACCGAATAAATAGagatgcaaaaaaaaaattcgtgtcTTTACGCTCGCCAATATTGAAGATAAATGGCTCCGAATTAATTAGATGGTTTCGTATTATTAGATTATAGATctcattgaaattgaatttcaaatataacaAGTTTGATTGTTTAACTTTTCGACGCAGCAATTAATCTTAAAATAAAGAAATCGAAACAAGTTGACGTGATTATTGTTATCCATGAAACAAAATATAGCACAAGTACATTTTCTTATCAAACCAATGAAAGGAAACAGAAAATACACGTTTGAgccattatttaaaaaaaagaaagattggAATTGTTTCCCAAAGAAAAGGCATTGGACAACAAAATTACTCATATTATTTACAATCAGTATGAACACACAAAGAATGATATTATCAAATTCAAATTCTAGAGATATGATTACTAAAGTTTCATCACATATTAGTTAGTATTCATGATTGGCACAGTTAGCTTgcttttatattaatttttttaaaaatatatatttttaagcaTATTaagttatattatattttattttttggcaaataaaataataatgttcTTGTgcattaatatatattaaatgatTGGAGAATAGGGTACACATATTTTATGGAGTACgtctttgtgagacggtctcatgaatctttatctgttagacgagtcaaccctaccgatattcacaataaaaagtaggcaaaaacttgtctgAAACGGTCTTatgtgtcgtattttgtgagacatatatcttattcgggtcatccatgaaaaaatattacttcttatgctaagagtattattttttattctgaatatcggtagggttgactcaactcacagataaagattaacgagactgtctcacaagagacctactctaaaaagtaatactcttagcataaaaagtattattttttcatggatgacccaaataagatattcgtctcataaaatacgacccgtgagaccgtctcacacaagtttttgcctattttGTGATGTCGCGAGTCATTCTTAAtttacatatataatatatatttggcGGCGTACTCATAAATAGAGTTTGCGGTTTTATATAAACGAGCGGTAAAGATCATATAATCGAGATTTGCAATAATTTAAACCGTTCGATTATGAATTTTTACAAACCCTAATTGGTACAAGAATATCTCTATATATACCCATCCCCCTCTCCTTAAAAACACACCCCAAGGAAGAAATATTagaattatttatatttattaggaAATGACAAGAAATAAGCTCACCCTAGCCTACATCGACAGCGATGCAGAAAGGAAAGCTTCGTTCAAAAAGAGAAAGAAGGGACTGATCAAGAAAGTGAGCGAGATCAAGATCCTGTGTGGTGTGGAGGCGTGCGTCGTTA is part of the Primulina eburnea isolate SZY01 chromosome 1, ASM2296580v1, whole genome shotgun sequence genome and encodes:
- the LOC140813674 gene encoding AT-hook motif nuclear-localized protein 23-like; the protein is MAGLNLGSASHFVSQLHRPDVGHLQRSEDESNRSVFSGENTDTSHQGLDLVNSNTSPGDAVARRSRGRPAGSKNRPKPPVIITRESANTLRAHILEVGGGYDVFEVVATYARKRQRGVCILSGTGTVNNVSLRQPEAAGSVVTLHGRFEILSLSGSFLPPPAPPGATSLTIYLAGGQGQVVGGNVVGALIASGPVIIIAASFTNVAYERLPLEEEEALQLQTPPPSHPNSDGGSGGNQFPDPSSMGLPLFNLPLNGQLPMDLAWASNSGGRQPY